DNA sequence from the Salvelinus fontinalis isolate EN_2023a chromosome 33, ASM2944872v1, whole genome shotgun sequence genome:
aacgggtgtggctgatttagccaaatctactaatttgaaggggtgtccacatacctttgtatatatagtgtgtaggTTATTAAAAGTCTAAAGTTTGGCTAGATTTTCTGGTGCCTCACTAATGTCAGCATTGGTGTGGACAATAGAGGCTGTAGCCAATACGCATAGGCTatcacctacactttgacatgtaggctaattatttacatacacttacattTTTTTAACAGAATACCGTGTCTTTCAAATCGATTTAAATTGGTCAATTTTGGTAAATGGCTTTGGTGCCCTggcagatggccttggtgccctgGCAGACTGGGCAGCTCTTGAAGGCCAAATGGCCTTTCCCCTAAAAATCACAAAATTCCAGGCCTGGGTCCCACTGACAGGCATTGTTTATCAGCAATGTCACCACTTCCCGGGAGGGCCTCAGGGGTGTGGGGAAAAAAACGTGGAGATCAGCAAAACTCTAGGACAAAGAGCTAACtgcacacactgacaacacagtCCCAAGCTGTGCAACGCATACAACTAAAGCAGGCGGACACTACACGTTTCAACCCGATCTACAGGCTCCTGATCAGCTCCCGGTGCATTTCTCCAAATGGTAGGAAATCGGCGCAAACCCAGCGCAACATGTAATGCCGCAGCCCGTCAAGTGTAAGCACATACGGTTGATGGCTCCAATGGTCTCCCGGGGCACTTACGCTGTCCCGATAATTTGCTAACATTTTGAATATATTCAGCCTCAAAATAAGCCATTATCGCCAAGTATGAGCAGTGCTCAAAGTAAATGCAAAGCATATCCCACCATTAGCCAATCAGAACCATAAAAAAAGGTTCTCATCAACTACCTCACAAGTTCATCACAACAACGGCACCAAATGTATGGCATACCCTCACATACCCCCTCAATTTGAGCCCTTCACTGACAGATATTTAAGGAGTGCGTGGTGAATGAAGGAATTGGCCAACAAGATCTACTAATAATAGCCTATAATTTTGTCTGTCAAACAAGTAAACCtacctagggctgttgcggtgaccgtattaccgccacaccagcaGTCATGGCcgtagtcaaattccacgtgagtCACGCTGATTTCCTCTGATGCACTAAGGACATGCGTTGGTAAGAACCAACTCGCTAACAACCATCAGGTCCtagtggcctggtactcagggctctattgctCCTCTAACACCAATGCAATCAAAAAAATCATATTAAAAACTTATCAAAACTGTAGCATGCTTTTAAATATCACTGTGAATTATCAAATTGAAAAAATTGGCTCAACAACAGGTTGAAATTGAGTGGAAAACATagtcgttgtggatgttgtttcaaagcctaacaacGAAACGGACAGCGCTTAAtaaggtgatgattcattcaaaacaaccatatgcatattagagcttatgcataAATCTAAATATGAGCCCAAccctgaagaaaaaaaaatattaaaataatcattgtatatacaatacatagcctaacACATATTGCGGCACGGCagaaaaacattttcaaaaactGACTTAAGATGTCTGGTACATAATTGATCTAGCCGATAACTCCAAAATGACAAATTCTAGTAATCGCCTTTGAGTGTGAACTGcattattatgcatactggatggactggttacatTATGCTACGCTCCAAACTttctatccatgagtctgggagagaatgtATAGACCTAGGCGATGCTGTTGGTTTAATGATTGTGAGCAGGCCTGCTTACAGAGTTAACCTACAATTACGGTGAATTTGTATtcgattttgaatagcctaggaATAGGGAATTCTTTACATATTAATTAATAGACTGACAATCTTTAGCTACAGAATCTCTTACCACCATGCCGTTTCCATCTCTTcccggaatatcacctgtcgtgCAGCGAGAGGGTGCATGTTCCTCACACAGTGGTTGATGCAAGGAGTGAAATAAGCGGCGTGAGTAGCCTACCTGGCATGATTGAAAAGCAAACAGGCGGGAAAGCAGCCTCTGACAAGTATTTTTTCTACCTGCCCATTTcataatgggccattctaaattCATAACTAATTTTACATAtcagtaaagacaagattaaagtgagaatagtctgatggatgaaaatatgatcacttgatgagaaaACAACGTGtacagcctgaggcaaggaataAAGTGCAAGCTTTTTTTGTGACTTTCTCAACTCATCAATTGCCTATAGTCACATCACGCAGCCCATATACTGTacgttttgatttctaagacattctaaaaAGGTTTGTATCACTTACAACTAAAGTTGCAAAATAActaaatctagcatataggaccAGTTTCAAATGATCCATTTTACACTCAATATAGCCACTCCATGTGTGCACTCCCTTTCATTTTATagtatattcttcttactataaaatcatataaaataaTGGCAAGGGATTtaagcatatcttgtctgctaaatgaacaagcctacagcctatggcatggcacatagccagataacattcaGTAAGCCAAGTAACTCATATTATgctcttctgaaatacattttcttcagatCGTAATGTTTCTTTAGGACTGacttaaaataaataatgaattcATTGGGATGTAGTATATTAAATTGATTCATtaaacttaaaaaatatatatatatttttaatgtaGGTGTTCCAAAGGCATGTATCAGCAGCCTGGAGATGtggttatgttaattaacggtcaattactgtgagactgGCAgtattttgcatgacaataaccgacTGACccaatgtcatgaccgccactgCTCTAGGCCTACCTCTTATTTGCAGAAACAGGTTAACACAAAGCCCTCGTTGATagtaaagtcaaattaaaatgaagCCTACTTTCAGCCCCCATGCACTGTCCATCTCCCATTGATTATGCCCCGGCTGCCACTTTAATGTAATGGGTGTTATGTAAATTACTCAAaatctggcttattgtgaggtcaacAACTCTGCCCATGATTAAGCTATTTCATCAATGAAACAGTGTTTATTCAAATCAATTATAGCAGTAGCAAGCTTTCAAAGTTTACCTCCGGTAGTTGTCATCTCCACGCTGTCCCTCTCAAACTGAACATCAGTAATCCACGTGCACAGATGTTGCGTTCCTTGTATGTACATTGAAATGCCTCCTCAGTTGCCATGATGATTTCCTCACTAGGCCTACACATGCGCAAACATAGCCTGATTCTGGCCCAATCATACAGCCACGGAGATGCCGCCAGGTCTATGCTATACCGATTACTAGGTCACTACCATTTGGCTTGACGGAATCATTAAATGTGAGGGGTTCTCCAACGGTTAGAGCCCGTAGAGTGCGCAAAAATCACGCACTGTATTTTTGCCTTTAGACAAGGCAAAGCATTAACAAAATGCAGCTCACAGAGAGAGGAGTGCTGTACCACAGCGGCAAAGTCACTGATCGATAACGCCTGCCATTAAACACCAATTTAGTTGCATTGGTTGTATTATTTTTATTAGGCTATAGGCCTAGTTTGACCAAGTAGCATCCTATTCGTTCAAACACCCCATAAGACTACTCATGTTGGAAACGTCATTTCTCTATTTTGGATAAGATGAATGAAACAGATCCAGTACAGGCTAGCCTACTTGCTGGATTTCTGGTCTGTTGATTTCCTTCCTTGCAGGAAAGTAGACTCCAGATGCAGAGGACAAAATTGCACTATTTCTTCATTTGGTTGTCAGGCCTCTTTAGCTCTACACACTATTGACATGATCGTGGTTGATGCACTTGGAACAGCTCAAATTCCATTTTCACTCTTTGATGGTGGAACAACCTGCTCAAGACCTTTTTTGTATATTATGTGGTTGTTGGTGTCAAAATCATGGTAAATGGTCAGAGGTCTTTTGCCAGTACCAAAAATCTCAATTTCTGCGGTGCGACAAAGTGGAGAGTTAAGCATAGCACTGGGGTGAGAAAAATGTATGAGGGGGTTATTGTGCTACTTAAGAACACAccgcaataaaaaaataaagccCCGCCTACTGGTTTATCATTTTGAAATGGGTTGTTGGAATACATATTAAGTAACATTCAGTAATAATACACATTACTTATATACAGCTTAGGCTATACCATATGGGAGATAGTAAAAGCCTTTAGCTGACTCCAGAAACTGTAACAATTGACAATTAACATAACATGAGAAGAATTGTCACTTGCATGCAGCCGGTGGAAAATTATCAGTGTGCATACCAATCCTTGCAGGCTTTTACAAGACTTGAGAACAAACATGCAACATTTGCAATTTTAGCAgacaaagcaacttacagtcacgCGTGCATATACTTTAAGtttgggtggtcccgggaatcgaacccactaccctAGCGTTACAAAAACCATGCTCCAACTGGACTACAAAAGGACCACAAGTCGCCTACACTATCTGATAAATCAAAAGGTGCATAAGTACAGGAGCCAAAAGGCATGCTGTCTTCAATGACATTGTGAAGTGGAGTGTTTACTAAATGCATAGAAAAGGTCGTACTTAcctatcagtgatactggactgtGTGTCGCTCATTGGGCTTCCGTTTCTAGATTTGCTTTGATTTATATCCAATTATCATTTTCCAAAGTATGATAAAGAGTCTCTTTCAAGTCCTTCCCTAACATCCGTCTGTGTTGAGGATATGCTTGAAAAAGGTGATGACATAAAAAATAACATTGAGAGCTGAATCCCCAAATAACAATGTTATGAAAACACCTTAAAATTGTCGGCGATAGACTCCCAGTGAAAAATAATGGTTGCGTATGTCCTAATAATGAATTCAAAACATCAAATGAATAGTTTTGCAATCCTTTGCAGCGAAATGCTACGTATTCAGACAAGCCAGTGACAATGAAACTTTCGCTGCTGTAACCCTTTCTTTAGATAAATTAGTACCTCTAATCACTCCTCGTCTTACGTCGTGCAGCTCTCCACCTTTTCGCAGAAAACACCTGGGTCAGGGATGTTCCTATTGACAATGTGTTCCGTTGGAAAATATTGATACAGGCTCCACTTTCACTCGGTCTGCATCTATCTCCATGTACGAATCCTTTGACGTCAATCAAAATGGTTCGCATCACACTTATTTTTCTAAATGTAAAACCCTATAGGAAATACAACCAGTTAACCTGGCCTGGTGTAATAATAGCCAGCCTGTCTTCTTTGAAAGATGTTGAAAATCGAGTCAGTCCCATTTGGTCTTCCCAGACTCCAGATTTGCCTTTATCCGCGGACGAGTAGCCCCTCGTGACCATGAGAATTTCTAAAAACTGACGACAAGTCCGAGTTGAAACCCGTGTTGTGAATTAGCTAACTAGTTAGTAATTATTGAATCAACATAACTAGGTAATATTCTTAGCTTGATTAGCTAGCTATAGCAAATGGATTAGTCCCCCCCCAGCTAGCTATTGCACTATTTAGCTTGCTAGCCAATGTGCCCGTCTAAATTTGTTCAGTTAGCTTGAACTGAAGCTAGCCAGactataacgttagctagcggtTAGTTAACTCCAGGGAGTGGAAATGGGACGCCTTTTCCCCCAGTAGACTCGAAACGTGTCCGATAAGATACGTTTTCCTTAAAATTGTTAAGATTGATAGCTAGCAACGAAACAAAGTAAATCATTGAAATTCAGCCGACAATGCATTAGCAGCTACAGTAGCTTGCTGCAGTCTCGGCTAACAACGGTGgctaactactactatacagctaTATCTAGCAACGAAAACAGAGGAACTCTTTCACTAGCTTCAAAACTTTGCTTCGTGTGCTCCGACAATCCTGGATGTCATTCCCAAAAACGAAATCACAAAAACACGCTTCCCAACAAATTTAAAAGGTGCCCCATCGAATATGAAGTCCATGCGAGCTAAGGAGTCGTTTCTTGTAAATCTCATTCGGGGTTGCAAACATCCACAAAACTTAACGGAGCGCATTTTTCATTGACTCCATGTTTCCAGAATTTAGACAATTAGAGTTGTTTCTGCAGAATTCCGTTGGATGTATACGATATGCTAACAAGGATAGAGCTAGCTAGCAAACGAATTCTCTCATTCACAAAAAAAAAACGCCGAGTCTTATCACTTTAGAAGAATGTGATTATTAGAACGTGTTTCCAGATGTTATTGAGGAGAAAATAAATGACTTTCTACAATTTTCCAAAATTTCAGGATAACTACGCCCTGACCAACAGCTCCCAATTTGCGTCTGTCTACTTCCGCCGggagaaaaataaaatatataattgcCAGACTttcataaataataataataatatattcgtCTTATTCATTGTGGTGTCTGATTGGATGTCCTTGGCAGATGGGATAAAAAACAACAACCTTGCCATACTTTtataaataacaataataatatattCCTCTTTTTCCTTGTTCATTATGGTGTCTGATTGGATGTCCTTGGGgttacaaatatattttataatgtAGGCCAAATGTATTTTGAACTTAAAACCTAGATACATTTTCTGTAAAACCTAACATTATCATTGTTATTATTGGCCTAATGATTATCACATTGATATTCTACAACACCATCTTATATTCCCCTCATTGTGTCAACTTATTTGTTCCCGTGTTATACCACTTCTAAAACTTGAAAACGTCTGACACTCCGaaatcaaagtttgtcagatGTTTTCAGCTCTCAGAAAGTGGTCTAATGTCAAGAGGAGTCCATGTTTCATGTAAACTGTTTTGTATGCCTCCAACCCAAATGAATCGAAACAAGGCACAGAATAAAATGAGATCCCTATACTGCTCCCATTCATTTGGGATTCAGGTATACCGTATTATTGGATCTACACAGCAGATGGCTTAGGACGTGCACTAATCAGGACTCACCTTTTGGGGTCAGACAACTTCTGACAAACTTTAATTTGTGGGTGAACTATCCCATTAAAATGACCAGTTAATAAAGTACAATAATTTCCTCCTGTAACAATCATAAATCATAACACTTTACAGTGTTAAAGGGTTATGGCATTTGACAGCAAAACGTGTTCAAACGTAACATTTTTGGTTGAGCACTCTAGTACAGTATTTTGGAGGATTGTTGATTTACAAATGCCACCATGTGGACAATTAGAATACTTCAAGCACAGAGCACTCTGTGATGGCTATAGAGCAATAAGTCTACCCTACATACAGTACAAGGCTACACTACTTTTTTGAAAGCAATATAGGCTAGTATACCTTTTAAAGATGTTGTAATACAATTAACATAACTAATTTAAAGTAAATTCTAACAAGTGGCAAAGTAGTAGTTCCctgagaaaaaaaaataaaaaatcagttCAAATTTTTCTAATAAATATTTCATACTATACAGGCCTAATATGTGCTGTAATATTTTACAGCACATATTTCTATACCAGCTCTGTATTCAGGGTATTTATTGAACACACAAAAGTAAACATTACATTTGAACACGTATAAAGTCACAAAGGCACACTTATATTATTCTCCCTTATCACAGACACAGGGGTAGTGAATGTTGACATACCATTCCACATACTGTAACTATTTAGGCACCATATTTAAATATTTCATATGAaagtagtgaatttcaaatatGAAAGCATACAATATTGTGAAATGTGATCTAGCATCATACTGGGACGTTTTAAGCGATACAGTGCACAAACATTTAGCACAAATCATCATTTACCCATTGGTATTTTTAACTAAGACACAGGGGTGGTGAATGTACCATTCCACCTTGTCTAACTATTTAGGCACCAGATTGAAATATTTCATCGAAaagtagtgaatttcaaatatGAATGCATACAATATTGGGAAATGTGACTTAGCATCATACTGGAACATTTTAAACAATTCCATGCACACAACATTTACCACAAACTGTTGTTTACCAATTGGTAATTTAAACTAATTTATAATGACTAATATACACCCAATCAAGCAATGAAATACCACAAAAACATACTATTACAGTATGTTACACAATTACTTTGTTCCACGTGTTACTGATCGTTACGTATTTGTTGTTGCTGTGCACTTTAATGAAAAACCTTTATTGTAGCTAAATGGAAAGACAGTTATCACAAGAAACATGTAGCGTTTAACTGAGTTTTATGTTATATAAAAGACAGTGTCATGTAACACTGCAATCTCAGCGAGCATTAATAAACATCTTCCTAAAAACGAAATGGAATGTTTTTAAATGGCTTATAAATTGTACTACAATTCAAATTGGACTCAAATATGAAAAATTTGACGCAAAATATTTATAAAAAGTAGAATTTCTGCAGAAAAACTACTGCATACAACAACAAAATACTGGAAAAGGAAAGAATCAGTTTTGGTTCAATTTCACTGCCTCAAAAAAGTGTGGCCTAACCTATGAGGATTAGGGAATGTTATGTGTCTATTTACCAATAGTCAACTTATTGCTGGATACAAGGTTAGAAGAACATACTATTAGGTTACAGTTAATTGTAAATAGGTTGTGAAATACATCTGCTCATCATATTGGCACTAGGTCCTTTGGTTTCAAAAGACAAACTATGTCTCAATTGTTTTTGCTACAGTTGTACATTTTTGAAGATGCTTATGCAACATTCTCTTGCACTTGTTTTAAAAAAATGTACAAGTGTTAGCTAAATACCAACAAATATTCCAATATAACCATATTGGCCTAAAGAATGGGTTGACTTTAACCCCATGCTTACACAACCAGTAAATGTATAAAGGTTGTCTATTAGTATAAACATTGAATGTTGTTATTCATATTCTAATGATAAGGAAGTCTTTCAGTCTGTCTTTCCGACATGTCCGTTAACTGCTGCCAATCTGTGTTGGTCTCTCCAGCGTCTGTATTTGGATTGACTCTTGCGGTAGGCGAAACGACCAATGTCCACCATGAACACCCAGGATAGCACATACATGGCAACTCCCCCACACTTTATAATGAACCTGGGCCGTGGGGAGATGAGCTCGCAGTACAACATCCTCCCGCCAACCACTATGCGCATGAACACAAATAGCACTACAAACAGAACATCCACCACCTCCCCCGTCAGGCTCTCATAGCGACCCAACTGTCTCAGGAACCAGCGAGCTTGCAGCAAGGGGTTGGTGATCTCGCTAGCAAAGATTACGGCGCAGGACTCGATGCCTGATTCCCCCAAGCTCAGGGTCAACAAGATACCCAGGATGCTGATTGCGTGGTGGACCAGCATCACCGGGCCTTCTGTGCGGAAGTACACACACCAGCCCATGTCGAAGATGAAGTAGCCCAGGCTAATGACCATAGCACTGATCTGAAGGGGGGTGTTCTTTGTGCCTGGAATCAAAATCACAATGTTATTGTAAACACTCTTCATGGTTAGTAACATTGTCATACACACATCAAATTACTGTATACTAGGCAAGAAACTCTACATAAAGAACATTGGGTTATGGATGTAAACTTAGTTCTCCGAGTAGATTAACGGGTCGACAAATGACCTATGGAAACTCCTTCCCCTTCACGGCATTCCCTTACCGTATCCACCCGAAGGTGGTGTGACGTGACACACTGTCAATTACTTGACTTTAATTCCACAGAGGTGGAGGAACGACATGAAAGCTACACTACTCAGAGAACCAGGGCTAAATCCGTaatgttctctttctctttcgtAAAGGGGTTTCTGTATCAAACAGGTGGTTCAGCAACAGAGTGGGACACCTCACCATTAAACCTTAGTCCAGATGAGCCCCTAGGAAGTCATTGTATCCACCACAGCAGGGTTTCCCGAAGCTCTCCTCAGGCCCCCCCAGACgattcacatttttgttttaacccTAAACTGCCACGCCCGATTCAATTAGTCAAAGGATTGATTAATTGTAACATAAAATATTAACCCAACAGGGTGGATTAAATGTCAACTGTAGTATACAACTGTAAACACAAACAAGCTGAAAGCTTAACCTTAAACATGAGAGGCTTTAACTAGGTGTAACAACACCAAGAGGGAAAGCCCTCTGTATAGAACATCCATCTCACCGATGGTTGATAAGTATGTACAAGGCTCAATGTACGCTCAGTTATCTGGGTTGAGAGAGCGTGCCGTGTCCAGAACCACAGACCCCACTGCTGGTGTGGACATAACATTGAGTCTGTAGTACCTCATGAAAGTCATGGGTGTTGATTCCAGGGAGGCCCCTCTGAACTGGGCCCATAAGGTTGCCGTACCCCTGGTGGAGTGTGCTACCATGCCATCTGGAGTTGGTGTACCTGCTGCAATGTACGATTTTGACTCTGCATTGGTAATCCAAAAGAGCCAGTCTCTGCTTCGAGGAGGACCTTAGGTGTTCTCCCCATAACACACAAAAATCTGTTCTGTTTGATAAATAGTTATCTTGTTGCAGCAAGATAGTCACTCAATGCCCTAATCCTGAAAAGTGTATACAACTCACAACACTCCTGCGAGAAGTGGGGAGGCTGTCATACACACATTCAAAGTAGATAGGGACTTCCCTGCAGCAATAAGCTTCTGGAGAAAAGTCAAAATGGCATAAATTGGGCAGGAACAAGGCGATTCTGCATGGGTAATACACCACTTCCACTTGTAGGAATAGAGTCTTTGTGTAAAGGATACCCTTACTGCCTGTATTATATCAATTACCAAGGAGGGTAATCCTGCAGCTACAAGGTAGCTTCAGGTTCCACACCCACAACGTCAGTAGGCTGGGTTTGGGGTGTGAAAGCTTGCCATTCACTTGTGACAGGAGGTCCGCTTGAAGATGGAGTTCCCATGGTTGGGAGGCTGTCAGCTGTACAAGGTCTGAAAACCAGTAACCCTGTGGGTTACTTTCTCTTTGTCCGGGAGCTTGGGCTTCGCTAACCATAGGTGGTGCTGTGCAACACACAGTGCAGCCAAAGTTTCCCCAACCATATGAGCATTGCTCTGAAGGCACTGGATGAGCAGATCTGTCACTGTAGACAGTTCTGGCATGGTCTTAGTATTATAGTCTGCAGCTACTTCTGACTGAAGGCCAGTATTGCTGCTGAATTGCCAAGCCTAGCGGCTGAAGCGGTGCTGTCATGTGTCCTGCGTAGGAAAGCGATCAAATGCCTAGCATCGTTTGTTAGGTAGCTCTTGGTCTGAACTGTGACGAAGAGAAGCAGGCAGAACAAGTCAAGCAAATGATTTGTCCATACGGGGGAAATGGCCAAAACCATTCTCGTCTGTACCATGAACTGTAGCTAAGTGATTTGCTTCGCGTGGAAAGGGTTCTTTGACTTGGCGTGTTCCATGTGCATTGGAGCTCACGCACAAAGTCTTTGAACAGGAGGCATGTCTCAGTCTTTGAAGAACTGAATTCATCAAACTTGAAT
Encoded proteins:
- the LOC129832436 gene encoding TLC domain-containing protein 5-like, whose protein sequence is MTSLPIGVVLCLTAWITLYKLLCNNNESRGFEWNCRLVTLLHGILAVCITAYIGYVEGPWPFTHPGTKNTPLQISAMVISLGYFIFDMGWCVYFRTEGPVMLVHHAISILGILLTLSLGESGIESCAVIFASEITNPLLQARWFLRQLGRYESLTGEVVDVLFVVLFVFMRIVVGGRMLYCELISPRPRFIIKCGGVAMYVLSWVFMVDIGRFAYRKSQSKYRRWRDQHRLAAVNGHVGKTD